Proteins co-encoded in one Methylomonas albis genomic window:
- the hsdR gene encoding EcoAI/FtnUII family type I restriction enzme subunit R, which translates to MNNKKNLSERDICTKFITPALVAAGWDLHSQIREEVSFTKGRIIVRGKLHTRGEQKRADYILYYKANMPLAVIEAKVNSLSLGAGMQQALNYAETLGVPFVFSSNGDGFLMHDRTGLSDKTEQALALDAFPSPAELWQRYCQWKGLETDAARHTVEMPYYDDGSGRTPRYYQANAINRTVEAVAKAQPRILLVMATGTGKTYTAFQIIWRLWKSGAKKRILFLADRNILVDQTKNNDFKPFAAAMTKISKRQVDKSYEIYLSLYQAVTGSEEEQNIYKQFSPDFFDLIVIDECHRGSAPEDSAWREILAYFSSATHIGLTATPKETKDVSSIVYFGEPVYTYSLKQGIEDGFLAPYKVVRIDIDKDLQGWRPSKGQTDKNGQLIEDRVYNQIDMDRTLVLEKRTELVAKKITEFLTATDPYAKTIVFCDDIDHAERMRQALVNLNPERVKERRKYVMRITGDELEGTAELDNFINPEERYPVIATTSKLMTTGVDAQTCKLVVLDQHIKSMTEFKQIIGRGTRINEDYDKYWFTIMDFKKATELFADKDFDGEPVMIYEPKDDASPVPPDDNPGAENDHPESELTGNTGDTTAGEGGDEPRGRVKYVLGDVSVYVIAERVQYYGPEGKLITESLKDYTRSTVRKDYASLDEFLRRWTKAERKAAILQELEQHGLLLEPLADEVGKDFDAFDLICHVAFDQPPLTRRERAEQVKKRNYFAKYGEQARQVLETLLEKYADTGIENIEDIKILTLDPFKNMGTASELVSAFGGKPAYMAALQELEAHLYA; encoded by the coding sequence ATGAATAACAAAAAAAACCTCAGCGAACGCGACATCTGCACAAAGTTCATCACCCCGGCCCTCGTTGCGGCGGGGTGGGATTTACACAGCCAGATTCGGGAAGAAGTTAGCTTCACCAAAGGCCGCATCATCGTGCGCGGCAAGCTGCATACCCGCGGCGAACAAAAGCGCGCGGATTACATCCTCTACTACAAAGCCAATATGCCACTGGCCGTGATTGAGGCCAAGGTTAACAGCCTTAGCCTAGGCGCCGGCATGCAGCAGGCGCTCAACTATGCCGAAACCCTGGGCGTGCCATTCGTGTTCAGCTCCAATGGCGATGGCTTTCTGATGCATGACCGCACCGGACTGTCCGACAAGACCGAGCAAGCGCTGGCGTTGGACGCCTTTCCGTCACCGGCGGAGCTGTGGCAGCGTTATTGCCAATGGAAAGGTCTGGAAACAGACGCAGCACGTCACACTGTGGAAATGCCTTACTACGATGACGGCAGCGGTCGCACGCCGCGTTATTATCAAGCCAATGCCATCAACCGCACGGTTGAAGCGGTAGCGAAAGCTCAGCCGCGCATCTTGCTGGTGATGGCGACCGGCACCGGCAAAACCTACACCGCATTCCAGATCATCTGGCGCTTATGGAAATCCGGGGCGAAAAAACGCATCCTGTTTTTGGCCGACCGTAATATCCTGGTTGATCAAACCAAAAACAACGACTTCAAACCCTTCGCCGCCGCGATGACCAAAATCAGCAAGCGGCAGGTCGACAAAAGTTACGAGATCTACCTGTCTTTATATCAAGCTGTCACCGGCAGCGAAGAAGAGCAAAATATCTACAAGCAATTCTCCCCCGACTTCTTTGATCTTATTGTCATCGACGAATGCCATCGCGGCAGCGCCCCAGAAGATTCGGCCTGGCGCGAGATTCTGGCCTATTTTTCCTCGGCTACCCATATCGGCTTAACCGCCACGCCCAAAGAAACCAAAGACGTATCCAGCATTGTTTACTTTGGCGAACCGGTTTATACCTACAGCCTGAAACAAGGCATCGAAGATGGCTTTTTGGCGCCCTACAAAGTGGTGCGTATCGACATCGACAAAGACCTGCAAGGCTGGCGACCCAGCAAAGGCCAAACCGACAAAAACGGCCAGCTCATTGAAGACCGGGTTTATAACCAGATCGACATGGATCGCACTCTGGTACTCGAAAAACGCACCGAACTGGTCGCCAAGAAAATCACCGAATTTCTGACTGCCACCGATCCTTACGCCAAAACCATCGTCTTTTGCGATGACATCGACCACGCCGAACGCATGCGCCAAGCCTTGGTTAATCTGAACCCGGAGCGGGTCAAGGAACGCCGCAAATACGTCATGCGCATTACCGGCGATGAACTTGAAGGCACGGCCGAATTGGATAACTTCATCAATCCCGAAGAACGTTACCCGGTCATCGCCACCACCTCCAAACTGATGACTACCGGCGTCGATGCGCAAACCTGCAAACTGGTGGTGTTGGATCAGCATATTAAATCGATGACCGAGTTCAAGCAGATCATCGGTCGCGGCACCCGCATCAATGAGGATTACGACAAATACTGGTTCACCATCATGGACTTCAAAAAAGCCACCGAGCTGTTTGCCGACAAGGATTTCGATGGCGAGCCGGTGATGATTTACGAGCCCAAAGATGACGCATCCCCCGTGCCGCCGGACGATAATCCCGGCGCTGAAAACGATCATCCCGAGTCAGAACTTACCGGAAATACCGGCGACACCACAGCAGGCGAGGGCGGCGATGAACCACGCGGACGAGTAAAATACGTGCTCGGCGATGTCAGTGTCTATGTGATTGCCGAACGGGTTCAGTATTACGGCCCGGAAGGCAAGCTGATCACCGAATCGCTCAAGGATTACACGCGCTCCACCGTGCGCAAGGATTATGCCTCGCTCGATGAGTTCCTGCGCCGCTGGACCAAAGCCGAACGCAAAGCCGCCATCCTGCAAGAGCTGGAACAACACGGCCTGTTGCTGGAGCCACTGGCTGATGAAGTGGGCAAGGATTTCGACGCCTTCGATCTAATCTGCCACGTCGCCTTTGACCAACCGCCGCTCACCCGTCGCGAGCGCGCCGAGCAAGTCAAAAAGCGCAACTACTTTGCCAAATACGGCGAGCAGGCCCGCCAGGTACTGGAAACCCTGCTGGAAAAATACGCCGACACCGGCATAGAAAACATTGAAGACATCAAAATCCTCACCCTGGACCCGTTCAAAAACATGGGCACCGCCAGCGAACTGGTCTCAGCCTTTGGCGGCAAGCCCGCTTATATGGCCGCTTTGCAAGAATTAGAAGCACATCTGTATGCATAA
- the secG gene encoding preprotein translocase subunit SecG, translated as MQQGKGADAGATFGGGASGSVFGAQGSASFLSRTTAIFATLFFITSLGLAVLSGYQGKKADVMDAVSVPAAEPVKSDVPLTQGMPADGSLPIQDLTLPEAPAIKEVEKPAVK; from the coding sequence ATGCAACAAGGAAAAGGCGCCGATGCCGGGGCTACTTTCGGCGGTGGCGCATCCGGTTCGGTATTCGGCGCTCAAGGTTCCGCCTCATTTCTATCCAGAACCACTGCTATTTTTGCAACCTTGTTTTTTATCACTAGCTTAGGCTTAGCAGTATTGAGCGGTTATCAAGGCAAAAAAGCCGACGTAATGGATGCCGTTTCCGTTCCTGCTGCCGAGCCAGTAAAATCTGACGTGCCGTTAACGCAAGGCATGCCTGCAGACGGCAGCTTACCGATTCAGGACCTTACTTTACCTGAAGCGCCGGCTATCAAAGAAGTCGAAAAACCAGCGGTTAAGTAA
- the tpiA gene encoding triose-phosphate isomerase, whose translation MRRSLIMGNWKMNGSREDGQKLAQALADGLGSVQQEVAVCVPFVYLSDIHSVLAASPIALGAQNVADQTSGAYTGEVSAAMLSEVGCKYALVGHSERRSFYGDTNESVAKRFCQALSKGVVPVLCVGETLEEREQDRTFQVVDEQLDAVIAAAGIEAFETAVIAYEPVWAIGTGKVATDEQAQEVHKYIRQRIADRNSVIAEKVQILYGGSVKPDNAKGLFAMPDIDGGLVGGASLDAKGFLQICHSV comes from the coding sequence ATGCGTCGGTCTTTGATTATGGGTAACTGGAAAATGAACGGCTCTCGGGAAGATGGGCAAAAACTTGCTCAAGCTTTAGCTGATGGTCTTGGTAGCGTTCAGCAAGAAGTAGCGGTTTGCGTTCCATTCGTCTATTTGTCAGATATTCATAGCGTATTGGCTGCATCCCCTATTGCACTGGGTGCGCAAAACGTTGCCGACCAAACTTCCGGTGCTTATACCGGTGAAGTATCAGCGGCAATGCTGAGTGAAGTTGGTTGCAAATACGCGTTGGTCGGCCATTCCGAGCGTCGCAGTTTTTACGGCGATACTAACGAATCGGTTGCCAAGCGTTTTTGCCAAGCATTGAGCAAAGGTGTCGTGCCGGTACTTTGCGTTGGCGAAACCCTGGAAGAGCGTGAACAAGACAGAACCTTCCAAGTCGTTGACGAGCAATTGGACGCAGTGATTGCTGCCGCAGGCATCGAAGCTTTTGAAACGGCTGTCATTGCCTACGAACCCGTTTGGGCTATCGGTACCGGTAAAGTGGCGACCGATGAACAAGCACAAGAAGTACATAAGTACATTCGTCAACGGATTGCCGATAGAAATTCGGTCATTGCGGAAAAAGTACAAATTTTATACGGCGGTAGCGTCAAGCCAGATAATGCAAAAGGCTTGTTTGCGATGCCGGACATTGATGGCGGTTTAGTGGGTGGCGCATCGCTGGATGCAAAAGGCTTCCTGCAAATTTGCCATTCGGTTTAG
- a CDS encoding IS110 family RNA-guided transposase, whose protein sequence is MTNRPLNTTAESVHRLFAGVDVGADELVLVIRKNGKPFDPQKYANTRSDRTRLVNKLIKLPGIKVCLEATGIYHFDLAIALHDTGIPVMVVNPKASHNFAKVLMKNSKTDAVDANTLAEYVERMNFVAWTRPSNQSLALRYYARRIDALTGQKAAAKNHLHALSATEETPKALLRDAKLAISQLEKRINTLASEALALIDKHPELQRIFELLTGIKGIAQTSAIALMGELLLLPPNLSHREWVKFAGLDPKAFESGKSIHKKMRLSKAGNRHIRSALYMPALSAKQHDPHVRAYFQHLIDNGKKPLQAVCAVMRKLLHAIHGMLKHDQPFDNTQFYAIPESIIAE, encoded by the coding sequence ATGACGAACCGCCCGCTCAACACTACCGCTGAATCTGTCCATCGCCTGTTTGCCGGCGTGGATGTGGGAGCCGATGAATTGGTGTTGGTGATCCGCAAGAACGGCAAGCCGTTCGATCCGCAAAAATATGCCAATACCCGTAGCGACCGTACCCGGTTGGTCAATAAGCTGATCAAATTACCCGGCATCAAGGTGTGCCTGGAAGCCACCGGCATTTACCATTTCGATCTGGCGATTGCGCTGCATGACACCGGTATTCCTGTGATGGTGGTCAATCCCAAGGCCTCGCATAACTTCGCCAAGGTATTGATGAAAAACAGTAAAACCGATGCTGTCGATGCCAATACCCTGGCTGAATATGTCGAGCGCATGAATTTCGTCGCCTGGACTCGTCCGTCAAATCAAAGCCTAGCCTTGCGCTATTATGCTCGTCGCATCGATGCGTTGACCGGTCAAAAGGCCGCCGCGAAAAATCATCTGCATGCGCTGAGTGCGACAGAGGAAACTCCGAAGGCCTTGCTGCGCGATGCCAAGCTGGCGATTAGTCAACTGGAAAAGCGCATCAATACCCTGGCTAGCGAGGCGCTAGCGTTGATCGACAAGCATCCGGAACTTCAGCGCATATTCGAACTGTTGACCGGCATCAAAGGCATTGCCCAAACCAGCGCCATTGCCTTGATGGGCGAGCTGCTGTTATTGCCGCCCAATCTGTCGCACCGTGAATGGGTCAAGTTTGCCGGACTCGATCCCAAGGCCTTTGAATCCGGCAAAAGCATACACAAGAAAATGCGGCTGTCCAAAGCCGGTAACCGGCATATTCGCTCCGCGTTGTATATGCCGGCCTTGAGTGCTAAACAGCATGATCCACATGTGCGAGCTTATTTCCAGCATCTGATCGACAACGGCAAGAAACCGTTACAAGCTGTCTGCGCTGTCATGCGTAAATTGTTGCATGCGATCCATGGCATGTTGAAGCACGACCAGCCGTTCGATAACACACAGTTTTATGCCATCCCTGAATCGATCATCGCTGAGTAA